Proteins from one Podospora pseudoanserina strain CBS 124.78 chromosome 1, whole genome shotgun sequence genomic window:
- the TCB2 gene encoding Tricalbin-2 (EggNog:ENOG503NU87; COG:U), which translates to MATAVAAAELKQQGAIEAAQDPDSKVTADDAQQKIVEESRRAGVTAFTFNPDASPEEKKAQAQAAIPEGFHRNPGGVAIASDLDTDSKSVIDLPTPSKAGALEVVKAENGKVIVGGHVEEDEDNWWEKTGWEPRFGWPAESSLEGESMLDHQTLLETQIPEKFFGDWYHNAAVIAFACLSSWLVAVLGGGLAWVFIIGAACSTYYRTSLRRVRRNFRDDITRELALKKLETDNESVEWINSFLVKFWPIYQPVLAQTVISSVDQVLSNATPAFLDSLKLKTFTLGSKPPRMEHVKTYPKAEDDIIIMDWMFSFTPNDTADMTSRQLKNKVNPKVVLEIRIGKAMVSKGLDVIVEDMAFSGLMRLKIKLQIPFPHVEKIEMSFLERPTIDYVCKPLGGETFGFDINFIPGLETFIMEQIHGTLAPMMYAPNVFPIEVAKMLAGTPVDQAIGVLAVTLHGAQGLKNTDKFAGTPDPYVQLSLNRRQVLAQTKVIKENASPRWNETHYIIITSFNDSLDFDIFDFNDFRKDKRIAQVSFPLENVEEVWEHENERLELTNDGKARGVLFSDIRFFPVLEPKKLEDGSLEPAPESNQGILRFTVEQAKELDGGKSMIGQLNPYATLTLNGKAVHTTKKLKRTNNPVWGENGSKEFLITDKAHAKLGVVIKDDRDIAGDQTVGNYQIKLEDMLELMAKGQDWYNLAGTKTGRVKMQAQWRPVAISGIATGSGGYVTPIGVLRLHFKHARNLRNVEALGKSDPYVRVVMSGIEKARTVTFKNNLNPDFDEVLYIPVHSARERLQLEVMDSENVGKDRSLGLTEISSGDYMVQGELGEWLVHDEKKEHEDGLRIHNKGTPKGTLTYTVAFYPTLNIADPEEEAEKEKKRLEEEKEAADEEKEEGKESDASSGLDVPRSTEAGKFSADLKEPATPLTPKTPGTPLSATFSSRRSHENREPPKVYLTPQELLKKESGLIIFKLMEADLPKSQTRIEVFVDDMAFPSYTSSVAKKSKTTFDEIGDCFIRELEFSKLTIKVSEKTDSKEGKKERVLARLTGNTLDTLKQCLNNPTVLKLKDDDGNVYSIQVSLKYVPVQMTLDPSESINNMGNLRVDVLDAQNLPSADSNGKSDPYCKFELNGVEVFKTKTVKKTLNPEWKEFFTIPIPSRTAAKFKATVWDWDFADKPDFLGAADINLEQLEPFRGQQFTYTLDGKSGTLRLRLLFTPDYVTRTRQGTSTLTGTFSVPGRIVTGVAGVPLKGGAAVGHGVAKGASFLKRGFRSATGRRDDDDEESVSSADIPIITTNGPDSGPGGGLKRSGGLSFPEAIPEAPPSPPGDKTAGLANGAGGLTLHHTRTRSVGASSVHSAIYPGASSGTATFNVVSATGFPPSADVYVIITQTKDGKTKQVGKTKHRKSSSGTIKFDETFKIQCTPDAQFKVEAKEHHTFGSDDPLGETLYFVDETNSGQEKQLSIGSGSVWIRSSFVPTEEKGLPDSPKSTSGIRRSFLSKKDLKVPGSSGS; encoded by the exons ATGGCGACTGCGGTTGCTGCCGCGGAGCTTAAGCAGCAGGGAGCTATCGAGGCTGCTCAGGATCCAGACAGCAAGGTCACCGCTGATGACGCCCAACAAAAGATTGTCGAGGAAAGTCGACGAGCTGGCGTGACGGCCTTCACATTCAACCCTGACGCCAGcccggaggagaagaaggcgcaAGCTCAAGCT GCTATACCAGAAGGTTTCCACCGAAACCCAGGTGGTGTCGCCATCGCATCGGATCTTGATACTGACAGCAAGTCTGTCATCGACCTTCCCACACCGTCCAAGGCTGGCGCACTCGAGGTGGTCAAGGCCGAAAATGGCAAGGTCATTGTCGGTGGtcatgttgaggaggacgaagataACTGGTGGGAGAAGACCGGTTGGGAACCCAGGTTTGGGTGGCCGGCTGAGTCGAGTCTCGAGGGTGAGAGCATGCTCGACCATCAGACATTACTAGAGACTCAGATTCCCGAGAAGTTCTTTGGAG ACTGGTATCACAACGCCGCTGTCATTGCTTTTGCCTGCTTGTCCTCGTGGCTGGTGGCtgttcttggtggtggtctcgccTGGGTATTCATCATTGGCGCAGCTTGCTCAACTTATTACCGCACCTCTCTGCGACGCGTGCGCCGGAATTTCAGGGACGACATCACTCGTGAACTTGcgctcaagaagctcgaaaCCGATAACGAATCTGTCGAATGGATTAACTCTTTCTTGGTCAAGTTCTGGCCCATCTACCAGCCAGTCCTTGCCCAGACCGTTATCAGTTCTGTCGATCAAGTTCTCAGCAATGCGACCCCTGCCTTTTTGGACAGCTTGAAGCTCAAGACTTTTACCTTGGGTTCGAAGCCGCCGAGAATGGAACATGTGAAGACGTACcccaaggccgaggatgatATTATCATTATGGACTGGATGTTCAGCTTCACCCCCAACGATACCGCCGATATGACTTCCCGCCAGCTCAAGAACAAGGTGAACCCCAAGGTTGTGCTTGAGATCAGAATCGGAAAGGCTATGGTCAGCAAGGGTTTGGATGTTATTGTCGAGGACATGGCTTTCAGCGGTTTGATGCGTCTCAAGATCAAGCTGCAGATCCCTTTCCCCCACGTCGAGAAGATTGAGATGTCTTTCCTGGAGAGGCCGACCATCGATTACGTCTGCAAGCctcttggtggtgagacGTTTGGTTTCGACATCAACTTCATTCCCGGTTTGGAGACCTTCATTATGGAGCAGATCCACGGCACTCTCGCCCCGATGATGTATGCGCCCAATGTTTTCCCCATCGAAGTCGCCAAGATGCTCGCCGGTACTCCTGTCGATCAGGCCATCGGTGTTCTCGCTGTTACTCTTCACGGTGCTCAAGGCCTCAAGAACACCGATAAGTTTGCCGGTACCCCTGATCCCTATGTTCAGCTCTCTTTGAACAGGAGACAGGTGCTCGCCCAGACCAAGGTTATCAAGGAGAACGCCAGCCCCCGCTGGAACGAGACTCACTACATCATTATCACTTCTTTCAATGACTCGCTCGATTTTGACATCTTTGATTTCAACGATTTCCGCAAGGACAAGAGGATTGCCCAGGTTTCTTTCCCTCTCGAGAACGTCGAGGAGGTTTGGGAGCACGAGAACGAAAGATTGGAACTCACCAACGATGGCAAGGCAAGAGGGGTTTTGTTTTCCGATATCCGGTTCTTCCCTGTCTTGGAGCCTaagaagctcgaggacgGTAGCCTGGAGCCGGCTCCCGAGTCTAACCAGGGTATCTTGCGCTTCACGGTTGAGCAGGCCAAGGAACTTGATGGTGGCAAGAGCATGATCGGCCAACTCAACCCCTACGCGACTCTCACATTGAATGGAAAGGCGGTCCACACTACCAAGAAGCTGAAGCGCACCAACAACCCTGTTTGGGGCGAAAATGGCTCCAAGGAATTCCTCATCACCGACAAAGCGCATGCcaagcttggtgttgttATCAAGGATGACCGTGACATTGCCGGAGATCAGACTGTTGGAAACTACCAGATCAAGCTGGAAGACATGCTCGAACTGATGGCAAAGGGACAGGATTGGTACAATCTTGCTGGTACAAAGACTGGCCGTGTCAAGATGCAGGCTCAGTGGAGGCCGGTGGCCATCTCGGGTATTGCGACTGGCAGTGGCGGCTACGTAACACCCATTGGTGTTTTGCGCCTTCACTTCAAGCATGCCAGGAACCTTCGTAATGTCGAGGCTCTTGGCAAGTCTGACCCGTACGTGCGCGTGGTCATGTCAGGCATTGAGAAGGCCCGTACTGTCACGTTCAAGAACAACCTTAATCCCGACTTCGACGAGGTTCTCTACATCCCCGTACACTCGGCGAGAGAGCGCCTCCAGCTTGAGGTCATGGACTCTGAGAACGTGGGCAAAGACCGCAGCCTTGGTCTGACGGAGATCTCCTCCGGTGACTACATGGTTCAGGGTGAGCTTGGCGAGTGGCTTGTTCacgacgagaagaaggagcacgAGGATGGCCTGCGTATCCACAACAAGGGCACACCCAAGGGCACCCTCACTTACACTGTCGCCTTCTATCCTACTCTCAACATTGCCGATcccgaggaagaggctgagaaggagaagaagaggcttgaggaggaaaaggaagcagcagatgaggagaaggaagaaggaaaggaaTCCGATGCCTCGTCTGGCTTGGATGTTCCTCGCTCTACCGAGGCCGGCAAGTTCTCGGCTGACCTTAAGGAGCCAGCGACGCCTCTCACGCCCAAGACCCCCGGTACTCCCCTCTCGGCGACATTCTCCTCCCGGAGATCGCATGAGAACAGAGAGCCCCCCAAGGTCTACCTTACACCCCAGGAGCTGCTCAAGAAGGAGTCTGGTCTTATCATATTCAAGCTCATGGAGGCCGATTTGCCCAAGAGTCAGACCCGCATCGAGGTCTTTGTAGACGACATGGCCTTCCCTTCGTATACCTCTTCGGTTGCCAAGAAGTCAAAGACGACTTTTGACGAGATTGGCGACTGCTTCATTCGTGAACTGGAGTTCTCCAAGTTGACCATCAAGGTGTCGGAGAAGACGGACAGCAAGGAGGGCAAAAAGGAACGAGTCCTGGCCCGTCTTACCGGAAATACTCTTGATACGCTCAAGCAATGCTTG AACAACCCAACGGTGCTCAAGCTaaaggatgatgatggaaacGTGTATTCCATCCAGGTCAGCCTCAAGTATGTGCCAGTGCAGATGACACTCGACCCCAGCGAGAGCATCAATAACATGGGTAATCTCCGGGTCGATGTGTTGGACGCCCAGAACCTGCCATCTGCCGACTCGAACGGCAAGAGCGACCCTTATTGCAAGTTTGAGCTCAACGGCGTGGAAGTGTTCAAGACCAAGACGGTCAAGAAGACGCTCAATCCCGAGTGGAAGGAGTTCTTCACGATTCCAATCCCCTCGAGAACGGCGGCCAAGTTCAAGGCGACtgtttgggattgggatttCGCTGACAAGCCTGACTTCCTCGGCGCTGCTGACATTAACCTTGAGCAGCTCGAGCCATTCAGGGGCCAGCAGTTCACTTACACTCTGGACGGAAAGTCGGGCACCCTGCGGCTCCGTCTGCTCTTCACGCCAGACTACGTCACCAGGACAAGACAGGGCACTTCAACCCTCACTGGTACCTTCTCGGTGCCAGGCAGAATCGTTACTGGTGTGGCTGGCGTGCCTCTCAAGGGCGGTGCCGCTGTGGGCCATGGTGTTGCCAAGGGTGCCTCTTTCTTGAAGCGCGGGTTCCGCAGTGCTACGGGCAGaagggatgatgatgatgaagagtcTGTCAGCTCGGCCGacattcccatcatcactacCAATGGCCCCGACTCAGGGCCCGGCGGCGGACTGAAGAGATCAGGCGGTCTTTCATTCCCCGAGGCTATCCCAGAGGCACCACCAAGCCCTCCTGGTGACAAGACTGCCGGGCTTGCCAACGGCGCAGGCGGTCTCACCCTTCATCACACAAGAACCAGGAGTGTAGGTGCCTCTTCGGTGCACAGTGCCATTTACCCTGGAGCGTCTTCTGGCACTGCCACCTTCAATGTCGTTTCCGCCACCGGCTTCCCTCCGTCGGCGGATGTCTACGTCATCATCACGCAGACCAAGGACGGCAAGACCAAGCAGGTCGGCAAAACCAAGCATCGAAAGTCGTCTAGTGGCACGATCAAGTTCGATGAGACGTTCAAGATCCAGTGCACTCCAGACGCTCAGTTCAAGGTAGAGGCCAAGGAGCACCACACCTTCGGTAGCGACGACCCGCTTGGCGAGACTCTTTACTTTGTGGATGAGACCAACTCTGGTCAGGAGAAGCAGCTGTCGATTGGTTCTGGGTCTGTCTGGATCAGGAGCTCATTCGTTCCGACTGAGGAGAAGGGTCTGCCAGACAGCCCCAAGTCTACGTCGGGGATCAGGAGGAGTTTTCTGAGCAAAAAGGACCTGAAGGTGCCGGGCTCTTCGGGGTCATGA
- a CDS encoding hypothetical protein (COG:T; EggNog:ENOG503NVMT), with product MDQADIPALLSRLASDEDAARKMAVFKLQSSINDPAFADVFISSGGLVILRRLIMTTGGNTLAYSLQSLSRLLEVDMGWDIFEGVGAGELVERVVELVVTNPLVNILRGAMSILVGVVGHQPGQGQKGGVVPGTFGFRALKPAVAVYPQFFELVIQQLQSADHALCANALGLINALVRDAVVNDVASGMVAAGGAKGGTAAGGGGGGEDWSKFIKRLQDLGLIKAVYNLLQSSSLQDLAHPLLEFQGLTKVLLRKWREVRVDLERPEHRRALKGLHLASAPDRRHVNGVAGGVVVPIPPQQEDGTAGQSGTATTTTTTRKTSRKHNPEKWRRLGFETESPAAEFETAGFLGMMDLTDYVRKNEDGFQKLLLEQSTHPLNERCPVARASLAVTMILYDHFEVDKSDLEDIRGYLALNDGKNNDRLFKPLLLQWSRLHTAGLHAFFRMWKATGAQREDFDKVAELVRILIEQVAGQASRTKDVLEVEDDLQEYDAGRLRELQMELLELSFEDQWGTHLFQVREELKHEALSFVKEQRIRCLLQGSWFTKPMSRNNNAHSRENSYQKRRLYQPWRYAKLSHNRRYLHYADFPERLAYDPGLEALTEKIDLSTISSVVSNVSAPNETEPVADPDAADSPAANSTASRHGAQVHKPTTKITIYSFVEDIPGGSKPESVAGNSTSAVAATSNGEPKEQPILTLFPLNHSLASEWLDGLLMLLNQTPITAETNKLVTLVSEYGLKIRLLNVRLEQMYAGPVPGAGVVPSREGLDEDYFYEI from the coding sequence ATGGACCAAGCCGACATCCCCGcgctcctctcccgcctcgccTCGGACGAGGACGCCGCCCGCAAAATGGCCGTCTTCAAGCTCCAATCCAGCATCAACGACCCGGCCTTTGCCGACGTGTTTATATCCTCTGGTGGTCTGGTCATCCTCCGCCGACTGATCATGACAACGGGGGGCAACACCCTCGCTTACTCCCTGCAGTCTCTCTCCCGCCTGTTGGAGGTAGACATGGGCTGGGATATATTCGAGGGTGTCGGGGcgggggagctggtggagagggttgtgGAATTGGTGGTGACGAACCCGTTGGTGAATATCCTGCGAGGGGCGATGAGTATactggtgggagtggtggggcATCAACCTGGACAGGGGcaaaaggggggggttgtgccGGGGACGTTTGGGTTCCGGGCGCTGAAGCCGGCCGTGGCGGTTTATCCACAGTTTTTCGAGCTGGTGATTCAGCAGTTGCAAAGTGCGGATCACGCGCTTTGTGCGAATGCTTTGGGGTTGATTAATGCGCTTGTTAGGGATGCGGTGGTTAATGATGTTGCTAGTGGGATGGTGGCTGCCGGGGGGGCAAAAGGGGGAAcggcggcgggaggagggggagggggggaggattggAGTAAATTTATCAAGAGGTTGCAGGATTTGGGGTTGATCAAGGCGGTGTATAATTTGTTGCAGAGCTCAAGTTTGCAAGATTTGGCGCACCCGCTGTTGGAGTTTCAGGGGCTGACAAAGGTTTTGCTGAGGAagtggagggaggtgagggttgatCTTGAGAGGCCGGAGCACAGGCGGGCGTTGAAGGGGTTGCATTTGGCGAGTGCGCCGGATCGGAGGCATGTTAATGGGGTTGcggggggtgtggtggtgccgaTTCCGCCGCAGCAGGAGGATGGGACAGCTGGGCAGTCGGGGACGGCGACTACCACTACCACTACGAGAAAGACGAGCAGGAAGCACAACCCggagaagtggaggaggttggggtttgagACGGAGAGCCCGGCGGCCGAGTTCGAGACGGCGGGGTTTTTGGGCATGATGGATTTGACGGATTATGTGAGGAAGAACGAGGATGGGTTTCAAAAATTGTTGCTGGAGCAGTCGACGCACCCGCTGAATGAACGGTGTCCGGTTGCGAGGGCGAGTTTGGCCGTGACGATGATCTTGTATGATCACTTTGAGGTGGACAAGTCTGACTTGGAGGATATCAGGGGTTATCTGGCTCTGAATGATGGGAAGAACAACGACAGGCTGTTCAAGCCGCTGCTGCTTCAGTGGTCGAGGCTTCACACAGCGGGGCTGCATGCTTTCTTTCGTATGTGGAAGGCTACGGGGGCGCAAAGGGAGGACTTTGACAAGGTGGCAGAGCTAGTGAGGATTCTCATTGAGCAAGTTGCCGGCCAGGCTAGCAGAACCAAGGACgtgctggaggtggaggatgactTGCAAGAGTACGATGCTGGTCGGTTGAGGGAGTTGCAgatggagctgttggagctATCGTTTGAAGACCAATGGGGCACGCATCTCTTCCAGGTCCGCGAGGAGCTCAAACACGAGGCGCTGTCGTTTGTCAAGGAGCAGCGTATCCGGTGTCTGCTGCAGGGCTCGTGGTTTACCAAGCCCATGtcccgcaacaacaacgcccacTCGAGAGAAAACAGCTACCAGAAGAGAAGGCTTTATCAACCCTGGCGGTATGCCAAGCTCTCTCACAACCGGCGCTACCTTCACTATGCCGACTTTCCTGAGCGTCTTGCATACGATCCCGGCCTCGAGGCTCTGACGGAAAAGATTGATTTGAGCACCATCAGCTCTGTCGTGTCGAATGTTTCCGCTCCGAACGAAACAGAGCCGGTGGCAGATCCTGATGCCGCGGATAGCCCGGCTGCGAACTCGACTGCCTCCCGTCATGGCGCACAAGTCCACAAACCCACGACCAAGATTACGATTTACAGCTTCGTGGAGGACATACCCGGCGGCAGCAAGCCAGAGAGCGTCGCGGGGAACAGCACAAGTGCCGTGGCCGCCACCTCGAACGGGGAACCAAAAGAGCAGCCGATCCTGACGCTGTTCCCGTTGAACCACAGTTTGGCGTCGGAGTGGCTGGACGGGTTGCTCATGTTGTTGAATCAGACGCCGATCACGGCCGAGACGAACAAGCTGGTGACGTTAGTGAGCGAGTACGGGTTGAAGATTAGGCTGTTGAATGTGAGGTTGGAGCAGATGTATGCCGGGCCGGTTCctggggcgggggtggtgcctAGTCGGGAGGGGCTGGATGAGGATTATTTTTATGAGATTTGA
- a CDS encoding hypothetical protein (EggNog:ENOG503NZUI; MEROPS:MER0183709; COG:S), whose amino-acid sequence MSLFQYFIPDRNNTPLIVALTASITTITLVILDKILYPPLPKLLRSPLKTVLPTLPKDELKNLEYKPDTFPGARDVETPYGSIRIYEFGPVTGPKVLFIHGISTPCTTLSKLALSLSNHPSHPCRVMLFDLFGRGFSDNPADLPHDARLYISQILIALASSPISWTGSENAFKLVGYSLGGGIATHFAVSFPDLVRDLVLLAPAGMIRPASFGTLTRKVFTSGVVPRGLLHLATRRRLRRPIRSSTKRGKVTARLQERQDPASRLVEAETADDVGADGEPRTGLERRVLRQVQQQLVVHEGFVDAFMGCLKDGPLMGQEGAYKRLALRGEDEGKTTAIILGEEDELVNPGEYEEDLKPLLEGGNVVWEVVKGGHDFPMTWAEEVLGVVYKVWGWE is encoded by the exons ATGAGCCTCTTTCAGTATTTCATACCAGACCGGAACAACACACCACTCATAGTAGCTCTCACagcctccatcaccaccatcactctcgtcatcctcgacaAAATCTTATATCCTCCCCTACCTAAACTCCTTCGCTCCCCTCTCAAAACTGtcctcccaaccctccccaaagaCGAACTCAAAAACCTAGAATACAAACCCGACACCTTCCCCGGCGCCCGTGATGTCGAGACTCCC tATGGCTCCATCCGCATCTACGAATTCGGCCCCGTCACCGGCCCCAAAGTTCTCTTCATCCACGGCATCTCAACCCCCTGCACAACCCTCTCGAAgctcgccctctccctctccaaccacccctcccacccatgCCGGGTAATGCTCTTTGACCTCTTCGGCAGGGGCTTCTCCGACAACCCGGCCGACCTCCCCCACGACGCGAGGCTGTACATCTCCCAAATCCTTATCGCCCTGGCCTCTTCTCCCATATCCTGGACCGGAAGCGAAAACGCCTTCAAGCTGGTGGGGTACTCCCTCGGCGGGGGCATCGCCACCCACTTTGCGGTTTCGTTCCCTGATTTGGTGAGGGATCTGGTGCTGCTTGCCCCGGCGGGGATGATTCGGCCCGCATCGTTTGGGACGTTGACGAGAAAGGTTTTCACTAGTGGCGTTGTGCCGAGGGGGTTGCTGCATTTGGctacgaggaggaggttgcggaggCCGATTCGGTCGAGCACGAAACGGGGGAAGGTGACGGCCAGGTTGCAGGAGCGGCAGGATCCTGCGTCGaggctggtggaggcggagacGGCGGATGATGTTGGGGCTGATGGGGAGCCGAGgacggggttggagaggagggtgttgaggcaggtgcagcagcagttgGTGGTTCACGAGGGGTTTGTGGATGCTTTTATGGGTTGTTTGAAGGATGGGCCGTTGATGGGGCAGGAGGGGGCTTATAAGAGATTGGctttgaggggggaggatgaggggaagACGACGGCGATCATactgggggaggaggacgagctgGTCAATCCGGGGGAGTATGAGGAGGATTTGAAGCCgttgttggaaggggggaatgtggtttgggaggtggtgaagggggggcATGATTTTCCTATGACttgggcggaggaggtgttgggggtcGTTTATAaagtttgggggtgggagtga
- the MEP1 gene encoding low affinity high capacity ammonium permease (COG:P; EggNog:ENOG503NVB7), giving the protein MSDSTSEAAPASTPLHSARDNLNEPFNAGDQAYILVSSGMVLLMIPGIAFLYSGLARRKSALSQIWVVMMSFSVIVFQWYFWGYSLALSPTATNGFIGNLDRFGLRNALGDESPGSPFIPELLYSFYQMQFAAVTAALVIGATAERGRVIPGMVFTFFWATLVYCPLAYWAWGAEGWAFKWGVFDYAGGGPVEIGSGVSALAYSWVLGRRNEKMMLNFRPHNISLITLGTILLWFGWLGFNGGSAFGANLRAAMACWNTCLTAMFAAMTWCLLDFRLAKKWSLVGWCSGTISGLVAATPASGVITPWASVLLGVVTGVACNFGTKIKFYLRIDDALDVFAEHAIGGIVGLIFNAFFAADYIIGLDGINLGVQGGFLNGNWAQLYKQIVYILAGCGYTFVVSALIAKAIDLVPGLHLRASTEAELLGMDDDQHGEFAYDYVEVRRDYLAWTPAEKEQRADGDVVVPQHGITGHQEMATRSSAPPTPPSEPATAVGKEEKVSGSATD; this is encoded by the exons ATGTCCGACTCAACTTCCGAGGCGGCTCCGGCCTCGACGCCGCTCCATTCCG CGAGGGATAACCTCAACGAACCCTTCAATGCCGGTGACCAAGCTTATATCCTCGTGTCGTCTGGCATGGTCCTGCTGATGATTCCCGGCATCGCCTTCCTCTACTCCGGCCTCGCTCGCAGAAAGTCGGCCTTGTCGCAAATATGGGTCGTCATGATGTCTTTCAGTGTCATTGTCTTCCAATGGTATTTCTGGGGTTATTCACTGGCCCTCAGCCCGACCGCCACCAACGGCTTCATTGGCAACCTCGACAGATTTGGCCTCCGCAACGCTTTGGGTGATGAGTCTCCGGGCTCCCCCTTCATTCCCGAGCTGCTGTACTCGTTTTACCAG ATGCAATTCGCTGCTGTTACTGCTGCCCTCGTGATCGGTGCTACTGCTGAACGTGGTCGCGTCATTCCCGGCATGGTCTTTACTTTCTTCTGGGCTACTCTCGTCTACTGCCCTCTTGCGTACTGGGCCTGGGGCGCCGAAGGCTGGGCTTTCAAGTGGGGTGTTTTCGACTATGCTGGTGGCGGTCCCGTCGAGATTGGTTCGGGTGTTTCCGCTTTGGCCTACTCTTGGGTGCTCGGGCGCCGCAACGAGAAGATGATGCTCAACTTCCGTCCCCACAACATCTCGCTCATTACTCTCGGCACTATCCTTCTCTGGTTCGGATGGCTCGGTTTCAACGGCGGCTCTGCTTTCGGCGCCAACCTCCGCGCTGCCATGGCCTGCTGGAACACCTGCTTGACTGCCATGTTCGCCGCCATGACTTGGTGCCTTCTCGATTTCCGCCTTGCCAAGAAGTGGTCACTCGTCGGCTGGTGCTCCGGCACCATCTCTGGCCTCGTCGCCGCCACTCCCGCTTCCGGTGTCATCACTCCCTGGGCCAGTGTTTTGCTTGGTGTCGTTACTGGCGTTGCCTGCAACTTTGGCACCAAGATCAAGTTCTACCTCCGCATTGATGATGCTCTCGATGTGTTCGCCGAACACGCCATCGGTGGTATCGTCGGTCTTATTTTCAacgccttcttcgccgccgaCTACATCATCGGCCTGGATGGCATCAACTTGGGCGTTCAGGGTGGCTTCCTCAACGGCAACTGGGCTCAGCTCTACAAGCAGATTGTCTACATCCTTGCCGGCTGCGGCTATACCTTTGTCGTCTCGGCTCTCATCGCCAAGGCCATCGACCTCGTTCCCGGCCTTCACCTCCGTGCTTCCACCGAGGCTGAGCTTCTCGGCATGGATGACGACCAGCACGGAGAGTTCGCCTACGACTACGTCGAGGTCCGCCGTGACTACCTTGCCTGGACTCCtgcggagaaggagcagaGAGCTGATGGCGATGTTGTCGTCCCTCAGCACGGCATCACCGGGCATCAAGAGATGGCCACTCGCTCCAGcgcccctcccacacccccctcaGAGCCCGCTACTGCTGtcgggaaggaggagaaggtgtcCGGGTCTGCGACTGATTAG